The following coding sequences lie in one Kribbella sp. NBC_00709 genomic window:
- a CDS encoding zinc-binding dehydrogenase, whose translation MLAAYAAKFDADNPIAALEVGERPEPTAPDGWVTIDVRATALNHHDLWSLKGVGLAEQSLPMILGCDAAGVDPDGNEVVVHAVVSDPAWKGDETLDPKRSLLSERYQGTLAQKVAVPARNVVPKPAGMSFEQAACLPTAWLTAYRMLFTQSGLKPGDTVLVQGAGGGVATALITLARAAGIRVWATSRDERKRARAVEIGAHDTFESGARLPERVDAVMETVGQATWSHSLKSLKQGGTLVISGATSGQAPKSAELNRIFFLQLRVQGSTMGTRTELAELVQFMSNAGISPHIDTVLPLADARDGFAKMNSGDVFGKIVFTV comes from the coding sequence ATGCTTGCTGCCTATGCCGCCAAGTTCGACGCCGACAACCCGATCGCCGCGTTGGAGGTGGGGGAGCGGCCGGAGCCGACGGCGCCCGACGGATGGGTGACGATCGACGTCCGGGCGACGGCGCTCAACCACCACGATCTGTGGTCGTTGAAGGGCGTCGGGCTGGCCGAGCAGAGTCTGCCGATGATCCTCGGCTGCGACGCGGCCGGCGTGGACCCGGACGGGAACGAGGTCGTCGTGCACGCGGTCGTCTCGGACCCGGCGTGGAAGGGTGACGAGACGCTCGACCCGAAGCGGTCGCTGCTGAGCGAGCGGTACCAGGGCACACTGGCGCAGAAGGTCGCAGTACCCGCGCGGAACGTCGTACCGAAGCCGGCCGGGATGAGCTTCGAGCAGGCCGCGTGCCTGCCGACGGCGTGGCTGACGGCGTACCGGATGTTGTTCACGCAGTCCGGGCTCAAGCCGGGCGACACCGTGCTCGTCCAGGGTGCCGGCGGTGGCGTGGCGACCGCGTTGATCACCTTGGCGCGGGCCGCCGGGATCCGGGTGTGGGCAACCAGCCGGGACGAGCGGAAGCGGGCCAGGGCGGTCGAGATCGGCGCGCACGACACGTTCGAGTCCGGGGCACGGCTGCCGGAGCGGGTCGACGCGGTGATGGAGACCGTCGGCCAGGCGACCTGGTCGCACTCGCTGAAGTCGCTGAAGCAGGGCGGCACGCTGGTGATCTCCGGCGCGACCAGCGGTCAGGCGCCGAAGTCGGCCGAGCTGAACCGGATCTTCTTCCTGCAACTGCGCGTGCAGGGCTCGACGATGGGCACCCGGACCGAGCTCGCGGAGCTGGTCCAGTTCATGTCGAACGCCGGGATCTCGCCGCACATCGACACGGTCCTCCCGCTCGCCGACGCCCGCGACGGCTTCGCGAAGATGAACTCGGGCGACGTGTTCGGCAAGATCGTCTTTACTGTCTGA
- a CDS encoding inositol monophosphatase family protein — MSTATRAARVTAHRGDVERHRENTMPAVRSAVDAGADFVEVDVRMTRDGRVVLLHDETLERLWGLDRQVSELDWADVAALGEGEQRIPLLADVLTVVAGTSSTLLIEVPPEIAGAAVRVVLDSGSGARVAWCGYLEAMTAVRGIDPEASVWLPWDRRDVPQAELLASLRPEFVNSEYLVLSAELVDAVHRAGIGVACWTVDDEDDLRWVFALGVDAVTTNRLSTFRKVAAEGSGSWERAPRPARLTGDELATAVDVARELAEWANHFTRNADLGDVRTKANAADHVTAVDLAVEEQVRKVIAERLPGHLVVGEELGGAARPGVPCWYVDPVDGTANLANGVPWTAFSLALAIDREPFVAVVGDVWRGQVFAATAGRGAELDGRRLELADGTGTGLQGRIVSTELLNHSPWPGMDVFVAGLRDRFCTVRVMGSGTLSLAGPAAGRGAGAVIERFNPIDHLAAALVVREAGGVLLDDNGAESVWPDSGGILAARPEHAAELYGLWAAARGPR; from the coding sequence ATGAGTACGGCGACGCGCGCTGCCCGGGTGACCGCACACCGCGGCGATGTCGAACGGCACCGGGAGAACACGATGCCGGCCGTCCGTTCCGCTGTCGACGCGGGCGCCGACTTCGTGGAGGTCGACGTCCGGATGACCCGGGACGGTCGCGTCGTACTGCTGCACGATGAGACCCTCGAGCGGCTCTGGGGCCTCGACCGGCAGGTCTCCGAGCTCGACTGGGCCGACGTCGCGGCGCTCGGCGAGGGGGAGCAGCGCATCCCGCTGCTCGCGGACGTGCTCACCGTCGTGGCCGGAACGTCGTCGACCCTGCTGATCGAAGTCCCGCCGGAGATCGCCGGGGCCGCGGTGCGGGTGGTGCTGGACAGCGGATCCGGGGCACGGGTCGCCTGGTGCGGCTACCTGGAGGCGATGACCGCCGTCCGGGGCATCGACCCGGAGGCGAGTGTCTGGCTCCCGTGGGACCGCCGCGACGTACCACAGGCCGAGCTGCTGGCGAGCCTGCGGCCGGAGTTCGTGAACTCCGAGTACCTCGTCCTCAGTGCCGAGCTCGTCGACGCCGTTCATCGAGCCGGGATCGGGGTCGCCTGCTGGACGGTCGACGACGAGGACGACCTGCGCTGGGTGTTCGCCCTCGGCGTGGACGCGGTCACGACCAACCGGCTCAGCACGTTCCGGAAGGTCGCCGCGGAAGGATCGGGGTCCTGGGAGCGCGCGCCCCGACCGGCCAGGCTCACCGGGGACGAACTGGCAACCGCCGTCGACGTCGCCCGCGAACTCGCGGAATGGGCCAACCACTTCACCCGGAACGCCGACCTCGGCGACGTCCGCACGAAGGCCAACGCCGCCGACCACGTCACGGCCGTCGACCTCGCCGTCGAAGAGCAGGTCCGTAAGGTCATCGCCGAACGGCTGCCCGGCCATCTCGTGGTCGGCGAGGAACTGGGAGGCGCCGCTCGTCCCGGTGTTCCCTGCTGGTACGTCGACCCCGTCGACGGAACGGCGAACCTGGCCAACGGCGTCCCGTGGACGGCCTTCTCGCTCGCGCTGGCCATCGATCGTGAGCCGTTCGTCGCCGTCGTCGGTGACGTCTGGCGCGGACAGGTGTTCGCCGCCACGGCGGGCCGGGGCGCCGAACTGGACGGCCGCCGGCTCGAACTGGCCGACGGGACCGGCACCGGCCTGCAGGGCAGGATCGTGAGCACCGAACTCCTGAACCACTCGCCGTGGCCCGGCATGGACGTCTTCGTGGCCGGGCTCCGCGATCGGTTCTGCACGGTCCGGGTAATGGGATCCGGCACTCTCTCCCTCGCCGGACCGGCCGCCGGCCGCGGCGCCGGGGCCGTGATCGAACGCTTCAACCCGATCGACCACCTCGCCGCCGCGCTCGTGGTCCGGGAAGCCGGTGGCGTCCTGCTCGACGACAACGGTGCCGAGTCCGTGTGGCCGGACTCGGGAGGCATCCTCGCGGCCCGGCCGGAGCACGCGGCGGAGCTCTACGGTCTCTGGGCGGCTGCGCGCGGCCCGCGGTGA
- a CDS encoding ABC transporter ATP-binding protein translates to MTTNTTESQSVATDSVADAGGLEIEGLHKVLGGRSIIESLDMVVRPGELVSLLGPSGCGKTTTLRMIAGFLTPDAGSIKVGGREVVHLGPERRPSAMVFQNYALWPHMTVAKNVGFPLKLRKRPKAEITERVDAALTLVNLMHHKDSRPARISGGEQQRTALARALVQEPELLLLDEPLSNLDAKLRVKVREDIREIQQRLGITTVIVTHDQEEAMSVSDRIAVMNNGRIEQFSTPAELYSTPATEFVATFIGSLNRLEGRLEDGRLVPAEGVVGVRPEDVVFTSDAHPGGYAATVERVVPRGHFAELYLRREDAELRSYVTGVPPAAGARGWARIEKWLEFEDGKLVGQGARA, encoded by the coding sequence ATGACGACCAACACGACCGAGTCCCAGTCCGTTGCCACCGACAGCGTCGCCGATGCCGGCGGCCTCGAGATCGAGGGCCTGCACAAGGTCCTCGGCGGACGGAGCATCATCGAGAGCCTGGACATGGTGGTCCGCCCGGGTGAGCTGGTCTCGCTCCTCGGCCCGTCCGGCTGCGGCAAGACCACGACGCTGCGGATGATCGCCGGCTTCCTGACCCCGGACGCCGGCTCGATCAAGGTCGGCGGCCGTGAGGTCGTGCACCTCGGCCCGGAGCGCCGTCCGAGTGCCATGGTGTTCCAGAACTACGCGCTCTGGCCGCACATGACGGTGGCGAAGAACGTCGGCTTCCCGCTGAAGCTGCGCAAGCGGCCGAAGGCGGAGATCACCGAACGCGTCGACGCGGCCCTCACGCTGGTCAACCTGATGCACCACAAGGACTCGCGCCCGGCCCGGATCTCAGGCGGTGAGCAGCAGCGGACGGCGCTCGCGCGAGCACTGGTCCAGGAGCCGGAGCTGCTGCTGCTCGACGAGCCGCTCAGCAACCTCGACGCGAAGTTGCGGGTCAAGGTCCGCGAGGACATCCGGGAGATCCAGCAGCGCCTGGGCATCACCACCGTCATCGTGACGCACGACCAGGAGGAGGCGATGTCGGTCTCGGACCGGATCGCCGTCATGAACAACGGCCGGATCGAGCAGTTCAGCACGCCCGCCGAGCTCTACAGCACCCCGGCCACGGAGTTCGTCGCGACGTTCATCGGCAGCCTCAACCGGCTCGAGGGGCGTCTCGAGGACGGCCGGCTGGTACCGGCCGAGGGCGTGGTCGGTGTCCGGCCCGAGGACGTCGTCTTCACCTCCGATGCGCATCCCGGCGGGTACGCCGCGACCGTCGAACGGGTCGTCCCGCGCGGGCATTTCGCCGAGCTCTACCTGCGCCGCGAGGACGCGGAACTCCGTTCGTACGTGACCGGTGTCCCGCCCGCCGCCGGTGCCCGCGGCTGGGCCCGGATCGAGAAGTGGCTCGAGTTCGAGGACGGCAAGCTCGTCGGCCAGGGAGCGCGGGCATGA
- a CDS encoding ABC transporter permease has protein sequence MAKAATRTLVVVFAAVLALFIIGPLAWLAVRAFASTWTYPNLAPDGWTFRWWSVVFSDQALGIAVQNSLFFAPITVVVSAVICLPAAYAFARFEFPGRRFFLIGVFAANAFPKMGLFVSLAALFYALNLMNTILGILVVHVLGTVVFMTWIPAAAFAAVPRSLEEAARDAGASKLRTFFSVTLPMALPGILVAAIMSFLASFDEAQGTYLVGAPDYMTMPTQMYTLVLNYPTQVAAVFSILLAIPSVALLLAAHKHIVGGHLAEGFQIK, from the coding sequence ATGGCCAAGGCAGCCACCCGCACCCTGGTCGTCGTGTTCGCGGCCGTGCTGGCGCTCTTCATCATCGGACCGCTCGCCTGGCTGGCGGTCCGGGCGTTCGCGTCGACCTGGACGTACCCGAATCTGGCACCGGACGGCTGGACGTTCCGGTGGTGGAGCGTCGTGTTCAGCGACCAGGCGCTCGGGATCGCGGTGCAGAACTCGTTGTTCTTCGCCCCGATCACCGTGGTCGTGTCCGCGGTGATCTGCCTGCCGGCGGCGTACGCGTTCGCGCGCTTCGAGTTCCCGGGGCGGCGGTTCTTCCTGATCGGGGTGTTCGCGGCCAACGCGTTCCCGAAGATGGGGCTGTTCGTCTCGCTGGCGGCGCTGTTCTACGCGCTCAACCTGATGAACACGATCCTCGGCATCCTCGTCGTCCACGTGCTCGGCACGGTGGTGTTCATGACGTGGATCCCGGCCGCCGCGTTCGCCGCCGTACCGCGCAGTCTCGAGGAGGCCGCCCGGGACGCCGGCGCGTCCAAGCTGCGGACGTTCTTCAGCGTGACGCTGCCGATGGCCCTGCCGGGCATCCTGGTGGCCGCGATCATGAGCTTCCTGGCGTCCTTCGACGAGGCGCAGGGCACGTACCTGGTCGGTGCGCCCGACTACATGACGATGCCGACCCAGATGTACACCCTCGTGCTCAACTACCCGACCCAGGTGGCGGCGGTGTTCTCGATCCTGCTGGCCATCCCGTCCGTCGCGCTGCTGCTGGCCGCGCACAAGCACATCGTCGGCGGCCACCTCGCCGAGGGCTTCCAGATCAAGTAA
- a CDS encoding ABC transporter permease gives MTAEAEARVGVVRPAAVRAAAGRTRGLLMALPPMVLIAMFIGFPVVLAFAFSLGFTGGLNRTVALIGQNVHVAHGIVPTFSAYAEMFSNARFLGDLFVTAIVTLVSTVVVIFLAVGIGLYLKFSGGLIGKVLSTLAVVPLFIPVVIASWAILGFYSANGFLRSVAAQFGLGFPIWSYTLVTVVIGSVWTSLPFATLLVTSGLQAVPQAMIDAARDAGASFWRVVVSVVVPMAGVPIIIATTFTAIGILGSFTVPYFTGPNSPNMLGVDMSNYFSSFNQPQQAVVIAFIVFAIASGIAAVYVWANFRSAKESGAV, from the coding sequence GTGACGGCGGAGGCCGAAGCCCGTGTTGGCGTAGTCCGCCCCGCCGCCGTCCGCGCGGCGGCGGGCCGGACCCGGGGGCTGTTGATGGCGCTCCCGCCGATGGTGCTGATCGCGATGTTCATCGGCTTCCCGGTGGTCCTCGCCTTCGCCTTCAGCCTCGGTTTCACCGGTGGCCTGAACCGCACAGTCGCGCTGATCGGCCAGAACGTCCACGTCGCCCACGGCATCGTGCCGACGTTCTCGGCGTACGCCGAGATGTTCTCGAACGCACGGTTCCTCGGGGACCTGTTCGTGACGGCCATCGTCACCCTGGTGAGCACCGTCGTCGTCATCTTCCTCGCGGTCGGCATCGGGCTGTATCTCAAGTTCTCCGGCGGGCTGATCGGCAAGGTGCTCTCCACGCTCGCGGTCGTCCCGCTCTTCATCCCGGTGGTGATCGCCTCCTGGGCGATCCTCGGCTTCTACTCGGCCAACGGGTTCCTGCGCAGCGTGGCCGCCCAGTTCGGGCTCGGCTTCCCGATCTGGTCGTACACGTTGGTGACCGTCGTCATCGGCTCGGTGTGGACGTCTCTGCCGTTCGCAACCCTCCTGGTCACTTCGGGGCTGCAGGCCGTCCCGCAGGCGATGATCGACGCCGCTCGCGACGCGGGCGCCTCGTTCTGGCGGGTCGTCGTGAGCGTCGTGGTCCCGATGGCGGGCGTGCCGATCATCATCGCGACGACGTTCACCGCGATCGGGATCCTCGGTTCGTTCACGGTGCCGTACTTCACCGGCCCGAACTCGCCGAACATGCTCGGGGTCGACATGTCGAACTACTTCTCCTCGTTCAACCAGCCGCAGCAGGCCGTCGTGATCGCGTTCATCGTGTTCGCGATCGCGTCCGGGATCGCAGCGGTGTACGTGTGGGCGAACTTCCGCTCCGCCAAGGAAAGCGGGGCGGTCTGA
- a CDS encoding extracellular solute-binding protein: protein MKLRTAFGAIAAVTAAALALNGCAQSSTAAKGGGAGDVKTVRVFISGDTNIQKLWVNDLGPAFEKANPGYKVQITLDLHGEHDAQTMAKLSASVTQKKDPGFDLVDGGFVPKASAANFLEPVDSSKISALADIPADVVKAGGTGGIPYRGSSVLLAYDTKAVPAPPKTLDDLLAWIKANPGKFTYNSPKSGGSGGSFVATVLDKYVPADARQKMTVGYDKSLESTWNEGFATLHGLNPYVYQKGVYPNGNQQVLDLLASGQISMAPVWSDMFTTAVANGAIPSTVKASQISDPSFTGGAAYLGVPASSPSKDAATKVADFVLQPAQQALIVKDISGYPAISLDKLPQELQGKFANADTNNLRKGYFDSMTKDLNNLWDQKVPGK, encoded by the coding sequence ATGAAGCTCAGGACCGCATTCGGAGCGATCGCGGCGGTCACGGCCGCCGCCCTCGCGCTGAATGGATGTGCGCAGAGCAGCACCGCCGCGAAGGGCGGAGGTGCGGGCGATGTGAAGACGGTCAGGGTTTTCATCAGCGGTGACACGAACATTCAGAAACTCTGGGTGAACGACCTCGGTCCGGCGTTCGAGAAGGCCAACCCGGGCTACAAGGTCCAGATCACCCTGGACCTGCACGGTGAGCACGACGCCCAGACGATGGCCAAACTGTCGGCGTCGGTCACGCAGAAGAAGGACCCCGGGTTCGACCTCGTCGACGGCGGATTCGTGCCGAAGGCCTCGGCCGCGAACTTCCTCGAGCCGGTCGATTCGTCGAAGATCTCCGCGCTGGCCGATATTCCCGCCGATGTGGTGAAGGCCGGCGGCACCGGTGGGATTCCGTACCGCGGCTCCTCGGTGCTGCTCGCGTACGACACCAAGGCTGTCCCGGCCCCGCCGAAGACGCTGGACGACCTGCTCGCCTGGATCAAGGCGAACCCGGGCAAGTTCACCTACAACTCACCCAAGTCCGGCGGCTCGGGCGGATCGTTCGTCGCCACGGTCCTCGACAAGTACGTCCCCGCCGACGCGCGGCAGAAGATGACGGTCGGCTACGACAAGAGCCTCGAGTCCACCTGGAACGAGGGCTTCGCGACCCTGCACGGCCTGAACCCGTACGTATACCAGAAGGGCGTCTACCCCAACGGCAACCAGCAGGTGCTGGACCTGCTGGCGAGTGGGCAGATCTCGATGGCTCCGGTGTGGTCCGACATGTTCACGACGGCCGTCGCGAACGGCGCGATCCCCTCGACGGTCAAGGCCTCGCAGATCTCCGACCCGTCCTTCACCGGCGGCGCGGCCTATCTCGGCGTACCGGCCAGCAGCCCCAGCAAGGACGCGGCCACGAAGGTCGCGGACTTCGTCCTGCAGCCCGCGCAGCAGGCGTTGATCGTCAAGGACATCTCGGGCTACCCGGCGATCTCCCTCGACAAGCTGCCGCAGGAGCTTCAGGGCAAGTTCGCGAACGCCGACACGAACAACCTGCGTAAGGGCTACTTCGACTCGATGACCAAGGATCTCAACAACCTCTGGGACCAGAAGGTTCCCGGCAAGTGA
- a CDS encoding NAD(P)-dependent malic enzyme — translation MVAQPFSVEVPDVYAGDPVFELHRGGKIEVTSSIHVRDADDLSKAYTPGVARVCTAIAEDPSLVRRYTWKSNVVAVVTDGTAVLGLGDIGPAASLPVMEGKALLFKEFGGVDSVPIALDCTDVDEFVETVARMAPSFGGINLEDISAPRCFEIERRLKERLDIPVFHDDQHGTAVVVLAALRNALRVTGKAIEDIRVVISGAGAAGVACARILLQAGVGDLAVVDSKGVLHEDRADLNPVKLSLARDTNTGGLSGRLVDALEGADLFLGVSGGTVPEEAVARMAGNAMIFALANPNPEVHPDIAHRHAAVVATGRSDFPNQINNVLAFPGIFRGAFEANASRITEGMKLAAADALAGLIAADDLRPDYIIPSPFDERVAPAVATAVATAAETDGVARLD, via the coding sequence ATGGTCGCCCAGCCGTTTTCCGTCGAGGTCCCCGATGTCTATGCCGGTGACCCTGTCTTCGAGTTGCACCGCGGCGGCAAGATCGAGGTGACGTCGTCGATCCACGTCCGCGACGCGGACGATCTCTCCAAGGCGTACACCCCCGGCGTCGCGCGGGTCTGCACCGCGATCGCCGAAGACCCGTCGCTGGTTCGCCGCTACACCTGGAAGTCCAACGTGGTCGCGGTCGTCACCGACGGCACCGCCGTACTGGGGCTGGGCGACATCGGTCCCGCTGCCTCGCTGCCGGTGATGGAAGGCAAGGCGCTGCTGTTCAAGGAGTTCGGCGGCGTCGACTCGGTGCCGATCGCGCTGGACTGCACCGATGTGGACGAGTTCGTCGAGACGGTCGCGCGGATGGCGCCGTCGTTCGGCGGGATCAACCTCGAGGACATCTCCGCGCCGCGCTGCTTCGAGATCGAGCGCCGGCTGAAGGAGCGGCTGGACATTCCGGTCTTCCACGACGACCAGCACGGTACGGCGGTCGTCGTACTCGCCGCTCTGCGCAACGCGCTGCGCGTGACGGGCAAGGCGATCGAGGACATTCGCGTCGTGATCTCCGGCGCCGGGGCAGCCGGGGTGGCGTGCGCGCGGATCCTGTTGCAGGCAGGTGTTGGTGACCTGGCGGTCGTGGACAGCAAGGGCGTGCTGCACGAGGACCGCGCCGACCTGAACCCGGTGAAACTGTCGCTGGCGCGAGACACCAACACCGGCGGACTGTCCGGCCGGCTGGTCGACGCGCTCGAGGGCGCGGACCTGTTCCTCGGTGTCTCCGGCGGGACGGTGCCGGAAGAGGCCGTCGCGCGGATGGCCGGCAACGCGATGATCTTCGCGCTGGCCAACCCGAATCCCGAAGTACACCCCGACATCGCCCACCGCCACGCGGCCGTGGTCGCGACCGGCCGCTCGGACTTCCCGAACCAGATCAACAACGTGCTGGCGTTCCCCGGCATCTTCCGCGGCGCCTTCGAGGCGAACGCCTCCCGCATCACCGAAGGCATGAAGCTGGCCGCCGCCGACGCCCTCGCCGGTCTGATCGCGGCGGACGATCTCCGCCCCGACTACATCATCCCGTCGCCGTTCGACGAGCGCGTCGCCCCGGCCGTCGCCACCGCGGTGGCCACTGCCGCCGAGACCGACGGCGTCGCCCGCCTGGACTGA
- a CDS encoding ABC transporter substrate-binding protein — MNIVSTLRNSRLTVAAASVAVFALALSACGNDSGSGGGGEDKAKAAGITLVKPGTLTVCTHLSYKPFEYKEGTKVVGFDVDLLDLLAKDLGVEQEVISIEWAQVTSGAAYQAKKCDMGMGAMTITDSRKAAIGISDPYMDATQVLLVKKGAPYKSLEDLKGKKVGVQADTTGKDYATAASKKIGFEVVVFNDLALQTNNVKSGRVDAAINDNGALYNFVTANPDTEVTAEFNTGEQYGFAAKKDDPSGTKLLTMFNGLLTKAKSDGTYNQLFKKWFGVEPKK; from the coding sequence ATGAACATCGTCTCCACCCTCCGGAATAGTCGCCTCACCGTCGCCGCCGCCTCCGTGGCGGTGTTCGCCCTCGCGCTCTCCGCCTGCGGCAACGACTCGGGCAGCGGTGGAGGAGGCGAGGACAAAGCGAAAGCGGCCGGCATCACCTTGGTGAAGCCCGGCACGCTGACGGTCTGCACACACCTGTCCTACAAGCCCTTCGAGTACAAGGAAGGCACCAAGGTGGTCGGCTTCGACGTCGACCTGCTGGACCTGCTCGCCAAGGACCTCGGCGTGGAGCAGGAAGTGATCAGCATCGAGTGGGCCCAGGTCACCTCCGGCGCGGCCTACCAGGCGAAGAAGTGCGACATGGGCATGGGCGCGATGACGATCACCGACTCGCGCAAGGCCGCGATCGGGATCAGCGACCCGTACATGGACGCGACCCAGGTGCTGCTGGTGAAGAAGGGCGCGCCGTACAAGTCGCTCGAGGACCTGAAGGGCAAGAAGGTCGGCGTCCAGGCCGACACCACCGGCAAGGACTATGCGACCGCGGCGTCGAAGAAGATCGGCTTCGAGGTCGTCGTCTTCAACGACCTTGCGCTGCAGACCAACAACGTCAAGTCCGGCCGCGTCGACGCCGCGATCAACGACAACGGCGCGCTGTACAACTTCGTCACGGCGAACCCGGACACCGAGGTGACGGCGGAGTTCAACACCGGTGAGCAGTACGGCTTCGCGGCCAAGAAGGACGATCCCAGCGGCACCAAGCTGCTGACCATGTTCAACGGGCTGCTGACCAAGGCCAAGTCGGACGGCACCTACAACCAGCTGTTCAAGAAGTGGTTCGGGGTGGAGCCGAAGAAGTGA
- a CDS encoding amino acid ABC transporter permease: MTVSDTIVEKRRGLSPRQRAQRSRGIQYAVLIVIVVVAAFTANWGQIASVFFKPEFVKSAFTTGLPGAFLKTIEYTAGAFVIGLFGGTLLALMRLSRVAPYRWLATAYIEFFRGLPAIVVFVAFSLLPLAFADLVIPLDPYGTVWLALGIVAAAYMAEVIRAGIQAVPKGQIEAARSLGMPAGVATRKIVLPQAFRIVLPPLANDLILLVKDSSLVFIIGTSAAAYELTGFGRDLANTESNLTPLVTAGFCYLIITLPLGLLVRWLEAKAARAH, encoded by the coding sequence GTGACGGTCTCCGACACGATAGTCGAGAAGCGCCGCGGGCTCAGTCCGCGGCAACGGGCCCAGCGCTCGCGCGGCATCCAGTACGCCGTCCTGATCGTCATCGTCGTGGTGGCGGCGTTCACGGCGAACTGGGGTCAGATCGCGAGTGTCTTCTTCAAGCCGGAGTTCGTGAAGTCGGCGTTCACCACCGGGCTTCCCGGGGCGTTCCTGAAGACGATCGAGTACACGGCCGGGGCCTTCGTCATCGGCCTGTTCGGCGGCACGCTGCTGGCGCTGATGCGACTCAGCCGCGTGGCGCCGTACCGCTGGCTTGCGACGGCCTACATCGAGTTCTTCCGGGGGCTGCCGGCGATCGTCGTGTTCGTGGCGTTCAGCCTGCTGCCGCTGGCGTTCGCCGACCTGGTCATCCCGCTCGATCCCTACGGCACCGTCTGGCTGGCGCTCGGCATCGTTGCCGCGGCGTACATGGCCGAGGTGATCCGGGCCGGTATCCAAGCGGTGCCGAAGGGACAGATCGAGGCCGCCCGGTCGCTCGGGATGCCGGCCGGCGTCGCGACCCGGAAGATCGTGCTGCCACAGGCGTTCCGGATCGTGCTACCGCCGCTGGCCAACGACCTGATCCTGCTGGTGAAGGACTCGTCCCTGGTCTTCATCATCGGCACCTCCGCGGCGGCGTACGAGCTGACCGGATTCGGCCGGGACCTGGCCAACACCGAGTCGAACCTGACCCCGCTCGTCACCGCGGGTTTCTGCTACCTGATCATCACCCTGCCGCTCGGCCTGCTGGTCCGCTGGCTGGAAGCCAAGGCAGCGAGGGCGCACTGA
- a CDS encoding amino acid ABC transporter ATP-binding protein — protein sequence MALVEIKNLHKSFGSNHVLRGIDFTVEQGEVVCVIGPSGSGKSTLLRCVNLLEVPQQGQVFVRGEDITDRDCHLDAARQQIGMVFQQFNLFPHLSVLANCTVAQTTVLKRSKAEAEQVARANLDRVGLNDKVTAYPMQLSGGQQQRVAIARALSMDPALMLFDEPTSALDPELVGDVLTVMRKLALDGMTMLVVTHEMAFAREVADRVVFMDAGVIVEQGPPADVIGDPKEERTRTFLRRVLDPTHVEPTS from the coding sequence ATGGCACTGGTCGAGATCAAGAACCTGCACAAGTCGTTCGGCAGCAACCACGTTCTGCGCGGTATCGACTTCACCGTCGAGCAGGGCGAGGTGGTCTGCGTGATCGGGCCGTCCGGCTCCGGCAAGTCGACCCTGCTGCGGTGCGTCAACCTGCTCGAAGTACCGCAGCAGGGCCAGGTCTTCGTCCGCGGTGAGGACATCACGGACCGGGACTGCCACCTCGACGCAGCCCGGCAGCAGATCGGCATGGTGTTCCAGCAGTTCAACCTGTTCCCGCATCTGTCGGTGCTGGCCAACTGCACGGTCGCGCAGACGACCGTGCTGAAGCGGAGCAAGGCCGAGGCGGAGCAGGTCGCCCGGGCCAACCTCGACCGGGTCGGCCTGAACGACAAGGTGACCGCCTACCCCATGCAGCTGTCCGGCGGCCAGCAGCAGCGGGTCGCGATCGCCCGGGCGCTGTCGATGGACCCGGCGCTGATGCTGTTCGACGAGCCGACATCCGCGCTCGACCCAGAGCTCGTCGGCGATGTACTCACCGTGATGCGCAAACTCGCGCTGGACGGTATGACGATGCTGGTCGTCACCCACGAGATGGCGTTCGCCCGCGAGGTGGCCGACCGGGTCGTGTTCATGGACGCCGGCGTCATCGTCGAGCAAGGCCCGCCCGCGGACGTGATCGGCGACCCGAAGGAGGAGCGCACCCGCACCTTCCTCCGCCGCGTCCTCGACCCGACCCACGTCGAACCGACCAGCTGA